A genomic stretch from Chitinophagaceae bacterium includes:
- a CDS encoding PAS domain S-box protein, giving the protein MGSLSVNRWDVALSGYYPEEKKREQAIKESEEKYRTLVEQASDGIFIANKRGRFVSVNSSGQQMSQYSNGRADRYDDL; this is encoded by the coding sequence ATTGGATCTTTATCCGTCAACCGATGGGATGTCGCTCTTTCAGGATATTACCCAGAAGAAAAAAAAAGAGAGCAGGCCATTAAAGAAAGTGAAGAGAAATACCGCACACTGGTAGAACAGGCATCGGATGGAATTTTTATTGCCAATAAAAGAGGCCGGTTTGTTTCGGTGAACAGCAGCGGCCAGCAGATGAGCCAGTACTCCAATGGAAGAGCTGATAGGTATGACGATTTATGA
- a CDS encoding PAS domain S-box protein encodes MIAKTTNDAVWEWNLETGKLWCNETHQQLYGLTMADPVPAHSVWAQRIHPDDRQLILQRQQETLASRKNIFITEYRFLTGENVYRNLYDRCYIIRNQEGKATGMMGSMMDITERKTAEDALRVSEEKYRQIVETAQEGIWLINAQSLTSFVNNRMAEMLGYGKDEMLGKHLFDFMDDEGRNISERNIERRKQGIAEDHEFKFITKEGRVVWTLMSTNPVMKNGDYLGALAMVTDITEHKKIENQVLKERN; translated from the coding sequence ATGATTGCAAAAACAACGAATGATGCGGTATGGGAATGGAACCTGGAAACAGGAAAATTATGGTGCAATGAAACACACCAGCAGTTATATGGTTTAACGATGGCCGATCCTGTGCCTGCTCATTCGGTATGGGCGCAACGGATTCATCCCGATGACCGGCAACTGATTTTACAGCGTCAGCAGGAAACCCTTGCATCGAGAAAAAATATTTTTATTACTGAATACCGGTTTCTTACCGGCGAAAATGTGTACAGGAATTTATACGACCGCTGTTACATTATAAGGAATCAGGAAGGGAAAGCAACGGGTATGATGGGCAGTATGATGGACATCACCGAACGCAAAACAGCAGAAGATGCCCTGCGTGTAAGTGAAGAAAAATACCGGCAGATTGTAGAAACCGCACAGGAGGGAATCTGGTTAATTAATGCACAGAGTCTTACTTCGTTTGTGAATAACCGCATGGCTGAAATGCTGGGTTACGGCAAAGATGAAATGCTGGGGAAACATTTGTTTGATTTCATGGATGATGAAGGAAGAAATATTTCTGAAAGGAATATTGAACGCCGCAAGCAGGGAATTGCTGAAGACCACGAGTTTAAATTTATAACAAAAGAAGGAAGGGTTGTGTGGACACTGATGAGCACCAACCCGGTAATGAAAAATGGAGATTACCTGGGAGCCCTTGCGATGGTAACTGATATTACCGAACACAAGAAAATTGAAAACCAGGTATTGAAAGAAAGGAACTGA
- a CDS encoding PAS domain S-box protein, which translates to MPGIFYLFDANRTFLRWNKNFETVSGYSAEEIKEIHPGQFYDDEGRLLVQQHFAITMREGESAFEADFVTKGGEKIPYYFTGKRVLYEGNPCLIGTGIDIAERKKAEEEVKQTSLQMRQLTGHLQNIREEERKRIGREIHDELGQQLTAIKMDVAWINKKHPMKQD; encoded by the coding sequence TTGCCGGGAATCTTTTATTTGTTTGATGCCAACAGAACTTTTTTGCGCTGGAATAAAAACTTTGAAACAGTTTCGGGTTATTCGGCTGAGGAAATAAAAGAAATTCATCCCGGTCAATTTTATGATGACGAAGGCCGCCTGCTGGTGCAGCAGCATTTTGCTATTACGATGCGTGAAGGAGAATCGGCCTTTGAAGCTGATTTTGTAACAAAGGGGGGAGAAAAAATTCCTTACTACTTCACCGGAAAGCGTGTGTTATATGAAGGCAATCCCTGCCTTATTGGAACAGGCATTGATATTGCCGAACGCAAAAAAGCAGAAGAAGAAGTAAAGCAAACTTCTCTGCAGATGAGGCAGCTAACAGGACATCTTCAAAACATCCGTGAAGAAGAACGGAAACGGATTGGCCGTGAAATTCATGATGAACTTGGTCAGCAGTTGACTGCTATTAAAATGGATGTGGCATGGATCAATAAAAAACACCCAATGAAGCAGGACTGA
- a CDS encoding response regulator has product MVITILGCSKHISNRIAELINETNKGVSFHNCCTYAEAIDCLSEQKTDVVLLDFDFEGNKAFDLLKKIRENSAETVVMVLFNLASDFSIKQFRDSGADYLFDKYNDFEKIAPVINAINKRATNKIL; this is encoded by the coding sequence ATGGTCATCACGATTCTTGGCTGTTCAAAACATATCAGCAACAGGATTGCTGAGCTGATTAATGAAACCAATAAAGGTGTTTCCTTTCACAACTGTTGTACGTATGCCGAAGCAATTGACTGCCTGAGCGAACAGAAAACAGATGTAGTGTTACTTGATTTTGATTTTGAAGGAAACAAGGCATTTGATCTGCTGAAAAAAATCCGGGAGAATTCAGCTGAAACAGTGGTGATGGTTTTGTTCAATTTGGCGAGCGATTTCAGTATAAAGCAGTTCAGAGACAGTGGGGCTGATTACTTATTTGATAAATACAATGACTTTGAAAAAATAGCACCCGTTATCAACGCTATCAATAAACGGGCAACGAATAAAATCCTGTGA
- a CDS encoding PAS domain S-box protein has product MIKRNKHIQLKSKVGWISSKGFPLYMLFFSLLLPGAAIYHLITKNNWLKKEYSKQEVYVQQKDAFEKLGLYTKTVESNSRGYALTGNEQFLRNFNILFDSINSVGLQIKASAITDETIAFSYAKLDSFIDEKIRFLQKVNTLTAQNRDSALLFFSGTEGFNLSDSISIYSGVIFQKFNQQISESKTSFWQVKDTNNKIAYSSLAAALLLIVVSFYLLLRENIRTKGISKELEMQKERYRTTLSSMAEGVITTDKDGGIVYMNPAAEQITGWNKQEAENRPLHQVYDVSVESTGLSVTNIVSRILKEGVPIELENNTVLKTRNNAELIINNSGSPLFDNDGNINGAVLVFNDITTEKKNKLDLKESEEKYRNLIDHAADGIFILDQQGRFIDVNSSGCAMMGYTKEEVLHLNLSDITPLEYINKMPINMNDLISGKILLVERQYQRKDGTRFYAEASAKLIAGGKIQSIVRDITQRKKQRKN; this is encoded by the coding sequence GTGATAAAACGAAACAAGCATATACAGTTGAAGAGTAAAGTGGGTTGGATTAGCAGTAAAGGATTTCCTCTGTATATGCTGTTTTTTTCACTTTTGCTGCCGGGTGCAGCTATCTACCATTTAATCACAAAAAACAACTGGCTTAAGAAAGAATACAGCAAACAGGAGGTGTATGTACAGCAGAAAGATGCATTTGAAAAGCTTGGCCTGTATACGAAGACGGTTGAAAGTAACAGCCGTGGGTATGCACTTACCGGTAATGAACAATTTCTCCGCAATTTTAATATTCTCTTTGATTCCATCAACAGTGTCGGTTTGCAGATTAAGGCTTCGGCAATAACTGATGAAACAATTGCTTTTTCCTATGCAAAACTCGACAGCTTTATTGATGAGAAGATTCGGTTTCTTCAAAAAGTAAATACCCTCACAGCACAGAACAGGGATTCAGCTCTATTATTCTTTTCCGGCACAGAGGGCTTCAACTTATCTGATTCCATCAGCATATACAGCGGGGTAATCTTTCAGAAGTTCAATCAACAGATCAGTGAATCAAAGACCAGCTTTTGGCAGGTAAAGGATACCAACAACAAAATTGCTTACAGCAGTCTTGCTGCTGCTCTTTTACTGATTGTGGTTTCGTTTTATTTGTTGCTGCGTGAAAACATCCGCACCAAAGGGATCAGCAAAGAGCTGGAAATGCAGAAAGAAAGATACCGTACCACGCTGAGCAGTATGGCAGAAGGGGTGATTACAACCGATAAGGATGGCGGAATTGTTTACATGAATCCTGCTGCAGAACAGATTACCGGCTGGAATAAACAGGAAGCAGAAAACAGACCGCTTCATCAGGTATATGACGTATCGGTTGAATCAACCGGGTTGTCTGTTACAAATATTGTAAGCCGCATTTTAAAAGAAGGCGTACCAATAGAACTGGAAAATAATACAGTATTAAAAACCAGGAACAATGCTGAATTAATCATCAATAACAGCGGGTCGCCTTTATTTGACAATGACGGAAATATCAACGGAGCTGTTCTTGTTTTCAATGATATCACCACCGAGAAAAAAAACAAACTTGATTTAAAAGAAAGCGAAGAAAAATACCGCAACCTCATTGATCATGCGGCAGACGGGATCTTTATTTTAGATCAGCAGGGAAGGTTTATTGATGTAAACAGCAGCGGCTGTGCTATGATGGGGTACACAAAAGAAGAAGTTCTTCATCTGAATTTAAGTGATATCACACCACTGGAATATATTAACAAGATGCCCATCAATATGAATGACCTGATCAGCGGGAAAATATTGCTGGTTGAGAGACAATACCAGCGTAAAGACGGCACAAGATTTTATGCAGAAGCCAGTGCGAAGCTGATTGCAGGCGGAAAGATACAGTCGATTGTGAGAGATATTACACAGCGCAAAAAGCAGAGGAAGAACTGA
- a CDS encoding PAS domain S-box protein — protein MLCRSQCEADCRRKDTVDCERYYTAQKAEEELKQSEERYRLFIEQATDGVLVYSYDGTIHDFNTAAYKQTGYTREEFRTLKLQGLLFDEPVIVNSEVVARVKAGEQVLFTRKLKRKDGSIAEIEINSRMLSDGRVLAFVRDITERKKAEVQIKNISERLSLATRSAKIGIWERDLVLQQLLWDDRMYELYEKDSALPGATVETWKQSIHPDDLDQVM, from the coding sequence ATTTTATGCAGAAGCCAGTGCGAAGCTGATTGCAGGCGGAAAGATACAGTCGATTGTGAGAGATATTACACAGCGCAAAAAGCAGAGGAAGAACTGAAACAAAGTGAAGAAAGATACCGGTTATTTATTGAGCAGGCAACGGATGGTGTTCTTGTTTATTCGTATGACGGAACCATTCATGATTTTAATACAGCCGCCTATAAACAAACAGGTTATACTAGAGAAGAATTTAGAACACTGAAACTGCAGGGTCTTCTTTTTGATGAACCCGTTATTGTTAACTCAGAGGTGGTGGCAAGAGTAAAAGCAGGTGAACAGGTTTTGTTTACCAGAAAGCTGAAACGAAAAGACGGATCGATTGCAGAAATAGAAATCAATTCGAGGATGCTGAGCGATGGGCGTGTACTTGCTTTTGTACGTGACATTACCGAACGGAAAAAAGCTGAAGTACAAATTAAGAATATTTCAGAGCGTCTTTCATTAGCAACCCGTTCAGCTAAGATTGGCATCTGGGAAAGAGATTTGGTTCTTCAGCAACTGCTATGGGACGACAGGATGTATGAACTGTACGAAAAAGATTCAGCCTTACCCGGCGCTACTGTTGAGACTTGGAAACAAAGTATACATCCGGATGATCTTGACCAGGTAATGTGA
- a CDS encoding PAS domain-containing protein: MPDQAIRYIESHALVTRDHEGNPLRMIGVNRDITDRKMAGLHLAESERKLRHVLSSSSDSFYVLDKNYTVTLINKSASANLEKAWGIPVTVGTNILPLIPDEQDEPVRETLAKVFAGEKVEYELQLSIAGLPEWVLVNYMPVKDGKGVITGAYISTKDITEKKQSEINLQKALNRYNILAKATSDTVWDWDMHHI; encoded by the coding sequence TTGCCCGATCAGGCGATCCGTTATATAGAATCACATGCGCTTGTAACAAGAGATCATGAAGGAAATCCATTGCGGATGATTGGTGTAAACAGGGATATTACCGATCGTAAAATGGCCGGATTGCATTTAGCAGAATCGGAAAGAAAGCTCCGTCATGTTTTGTCGAGTTCATCAGATAGTTTTTATGTACTGGATAAAAATTATACAGTAACCCTGATCAATAAATCTGCATCAGCCAATCTTGAAAAAGCCTGGGGAATACCTGTAACTGTAGGTACAAATATTCTTCCGCTGATTCCGGATGAGCAGGATGAACCTGTAAGAGAAACCCTGGCAAAGGTATTTGCCGGCGAAAAGGTTGAATACGAGCTGCAGCTTTCTATTGCCGGTTTGCCTGAATGGGTGCTGGTAAATTATATGCCGGTAAAAGATGGAAAAGGAGTTATTACCGGAGCCTATATTTCAACGAAGGATATTACCGAAAAGAAACAATCGGAAATAAATTTACAGAAAGCCCTTAACCGTTATAATATTCTTGCCAAAGCAACCAGTGATACTGTTTGGGATTGGGATATGCATCACATATGA
- a CDS encoding PAS domain-containing protein: MRYNEGITTMFGYEKSMVENIPDWWKQNIHPDDLVTVSDVLNEIFLKHKQNIQLDYRYRCSDGSYKYIFDRAFVLYDKEGKPSRIIGAMQDVTYIKEEEIRISKAIVDAQESERQQLGMELHDNVNQILSVSLLYLGIARQHQKNETVFAETIDTCKKHISDAIDEIRKLSHQLTPASKDNVSFKDVFQSLIESLTTNSTIDVQLHFDDFEQEQIGIEIQTALYRILQEQMNNIFKHAAADTVEIDVMVIDNTISLRIGDNGKDSIQNR, translated from the coding sequence ATGCGTTATAATGAGGGTATTACGACGATGTTTGGTTATGAAAAATCGATGGTGGAAAATATTCCCGACTGGTGGAAACAAAATATACACCCGGATGATCTTGTAACTGTATCGGATGTGCTGAATGAAATATTTCTCAAGCACAAACAAAACATTCAGCTGGATTACCGTTACCGCTGTTCTGACGGCAGTTATAAATATATTTTTGACCGTGCTTTTGTGTTATACGATAAAGAAGGTAAGCCAAGCCGCATCATCGGTGCCATGCAGGATGTTACGTATATAAAAGAAGAAGAGATCCGTATTTCAAAAGCTATTGTAGATGCACAGGAATCAGAACGGCAGCAGCTTGGTATGGAGCTGCACGATAATGTAAACCAGATATTATCGGTTTCTCTCTTATACCTTGGCATTGCAAGGCAGCATCAAAAAAATGAAACGGTATTTGCTGAAACCATTGACACCTGTAAAAAACATATATCAGATGCTATTGACGAAATACGGAAGCTGAGTCACCAGCTTACACCAGCTTCAAAAGATAATGTTTCATTTAAAGATGTGTTTCAGTCACTGATTGAATCATTAACCACCAATTCAACTATTGATGTTCAGCTTCATTTTGATGATTTTGAACAGGAACAGATCGGTATTGAAATTCAAACAGCCTTGTACCGGATTCTGCAGGAGCAGATGAATAATATTTTCAAGCATGCTGCTGCAGATACAGTTGAAATAGATGTGATGGTAATTGACAATACAATCAGTTTACGGATTGGGGATAATGGAAAGGATTCGATACAAAATCGGTGA
- a CDS encoding DUF1343 domain-containing protein, with protein sequence MKLPLQYGIDVLLQQTAVYKHKRIAFVTNNAATTSTGELSRVTLLKNGFNITIIFSPEHGITTMGDDGAFQQNITDTVTSLPVVSLYGNRLAPTAEDFQDVDLVLFDIPDVGCRFYTYLWTMTHVMEACAASLKPFVVLDRPNPIGAELSKTEGPFLDEQTCSSFIGRWNIPVKHSCTLGELALYFAATKISGLIIDVIKVQHYRRTKTAAADFFFTATSPAIQQIETAILYPGTGLLEGINVNEGRGTEKPFQLCAAPWMKTEELKQSMEQQQHPGIAFTTCNYKPVAGMYAGETCNGLQLHITDAKKVSAVKTGIALLQTIIQLHPQQVEERLYTTNANPTGIAHLDKLLGVQHAFTKLQQGRYIETNIATEWEQKIKPYLLYK encoded by the coding sequence ATGAAGCTTCCACTTCAATACGGTATCGATGTTTTACTGCAGCAAACTGCTGTATATAAACACAAACGCATTGCATTTGTTACCAACAATGCTGCCACCACATCAACGGGCGAGTTGAGCCGTGTTACTTTATTGAAGAACGGCTTTAACATCACAATCATCTTTTCACCGGAGCATGGTATTACAACTATGGGTGATGATGGCGCTTTTCAGCAAAATATTACCGATACAGTAACGAGTTTGCCCGTCGTCAGTTTATATGGAAACAGGTTAGCGCCAACAGCAGAAGACTTTCAGGATGTTGATTTGGTCTTGTTTGATATACCCGATGTTGGATGCCGCTTTTACACCTATCTCTGGACGATGACGCATGTAATGGAAGCTTGTGCGGCCAGTCTAAAACCATTTGTTGTATTAGACAGGCCTAATCCCATTGGTGCAGAACTTTCAAAAACAGAAGGTCCTTTTCTTGATGAACAAACCTGTTCATCGTTTATCGGCAGATGGAATATTCCAGTCAAACACAGTTGCACATTGGGCGAACTCGCTTTATACTTTGCCGCAACAAAAATCAGCGGATTAATTATTGATGTTATTAAAGTGCAGCATTACAGGCGAACAAAAACAGCTGCTGCCGATTTTTTCTTTACAGCAACCTCTCCTGCCATACAGCAAATTGAAACAGCCATACTTTATCCCGGCACCGGATTGCTGGAAGGCATCAATGTAAACGAAGGGAGAGGAACAGAAAAACCGTTTCAACTCTGTGCTGCGCCATGGATGAAAACCGAAGAGCTCAAACAATCAATGGAACAGCAGCAACATCCAGGCATTGCATTTACAACATGCAATTATAAACCTGTTGCAGGAATGTATGCCGGTGAAACCTGTAACGGACTGCAACTGCATATCACTGATGCAAAAAAAGTTTCAGCAGTGAAAACCGGTATAGCATTATTGCAAACAATTATTCAGCTTCATCCGCAACAGGTTGAAGAGCGGTTATATACAACCAACGCAAACCCAACCGGCATTGCTCATTTAGATAAACTGCTGGGCGTTCAACATGCGTTTACAAAACTGCAACAGGGTCGTTATATTGAAACAAACATTGCAACCGAATGGGAACAGAAAATAAAACCGTATTTATTGTACAAATAA
- a CDS encoding response regulator: MNKAEILVIDDEVQMRRLLEITLHSNQYSVTEASTAKEGLIMAANHPPDLILLDIGLPDKSGHEVLQELRQWYTNPVIILSVQQQEEEIIKALDNGANDYLSKPFRTGELLARIRSALRSAVTEETDPVITGHDLEIDLAVRTVKKKNEAVKLTATEYSLLSLLARNEGKVLTHQYLLRAVWGPGFINQSQYLRVFIAQIRRKIETDPNRPEYLLTESGVGYRFVNKE; the protein is encoded by the coding sequence ATGAATAAAGCAGAAATTTTAGTGATTGATGATGAAGTACAGATGCGCAGGCTGCTGGAAATTACATTGCATTCAAATCAATACAGCGTTACAGAAGCATCCACAGCAAAAGAAGGGCTGATCATGGCGGCCAATCATCCTCCGGACCTGATTTTGCTTGATATCGGATTGCCCGATAAAAGCGGACACGAAGTTTTGCAGGAGCTGAGGCAATGGTATACAAATCCGGTAATTATTTTATCAGTGCAGCAGCAGGAAGAGGAAATCATTAAAGCATTGGATAATGGTGCCAATGATTATTTAAGCAAACCCTTCCGCACGGGTGAATTGCTTGCACGTATCCGCTCTGCGTTACGGAGTGCTGTAACCGAAGAAACTGACCCGGTGATAACCGGGCATGACCTGGAAATTGATCTGGCAGTGCGTACCGTGAAAAAAAAGAATGAAGCGGTAAAGCTTACTGCTACAGAGTACAGTTTACTATCATTGCTTGCCCGCAACGAAGGAAAAGTGCTCACCCATCAGTATTTATTAAGAGCAGTATGGGGGCCTGGTTTTATTAACCAATCACAATACCTGCGGGTGTTTATTGCACAGATTCGCCGCAAAATAGAAACCGATCCCAACCGTCCTGAATACCTGCTCACCGAATCAGGAGTAGGCTATAGGTTTGTGAATAAAGAATAA
- a CDS encoding DUF4118 domain-containing protein produces MQKFFLRKIEPWKQYLYSIVLVLLVAAVCYALTPYMGYRVSALVLLVTVSIIAVSYEILPVLIAAALSAFIWDFFFIPPHFTIHVASTEDAILLIMYFIIAMVNAVLTYKIKQIEKLARQRKEKSNAVKMYNTLFNSLSHELKTPIAAIIGATDNLQAENENLTADNKKQLVNEIAKASFRLNRQVENLLNMSRIESGFLQPKKDWCDVGELLYEVTRRVEEEHTARHIEINLNPALPLVKTDKGILEQVLYNLLMNAARYTDADSLIVVTASYRQRQLLLQVEDNGNGFPEEEMHYVFQKFYRLKDAIGSGTGLGLSIVKGFTEALDGTVQLQNKITGGAKFSIQIPAEYSTLKQQP; encoded by the coding sequence ATGCAGAAATTCTTTTTGCGGAAAATAGAACCATGGAAACAATATTTATACAGTATTGTGCTGGTACTTCTTGTTGCTGCCGTTTGTTATGCACTCACACCTTATATGGGTTACCGTGTATCGGCTCTGGTTCTGCTTGTAACTGTTTCTATTATTGCTGTTTCCTATGAAATACTGCCGGTATTAATTGCTGCAGCATTATCTGCCTTTATCTGGGATTTCTTTTTCATACCACCGCATTTTACCATTCATGTTGCTTCAACAGAAGATGCTATTCTGCTGATTATGTATTTTATCATTGCAATGGTGAATGCTGTGCTCACTTATAAAATAAAACAGATCGAAAAACTGGCGAGACAACGAAAGGAAAAATCCAATGCAGTTAAAATGTACAATACACTGTTTAATTCCTTATCGCATGAATTAAAAACACCCATTGCTGCCATCATTGGTGCAACCGATAATCTGCAGGCAGAAAATGAAAACCTTACAGCAGATAATAAAAAGCAACTGGTGAATGAAATTGCCAAAGCTTCTTTCAGGTTAAACAGGCAGGTAGAAAACCTGCTCAACATGTCAAGAATAGAATCGGGATTTCTGCAACCCAAAAAAGACTGGTGTGATGTTGGCGAGCTGCTGTATGAAGTAACCAGGAGAGTGGAAGAAGAACATACTGCACGGCATATTGAAATCAATCTTAATCCTGCACTGCCATTAGTGAAAACAGATAAAGGAATACTGGAACAAGTGCTGTATAATTTATTAATGAATGCAGCGAGATATACCGATGCAGACAGCCTGATTGTTGTAACAGCTTCTTACCGGCAGCGTCAATTGCTGCTGCAGGTAGAAGACAATGGAAATGGATTCCCCGAAGAAGAAATGCATTATGTCTTTCAAAAATTTTACCGGCTGAAAGATGCAATAGGAAGCGGCACAGGTCTTGGGCTTTCTATTGTAAAAGGATTTACTGAGGCACTTGACGGTACAGTGCAGCTACAGAACAAAATAACAGGCGGCGCAAAGTTCAGCATTCAGATACCGGCAGAATATTCAACCCTGAAACAACAGCCATGA
- a CDS encoding KUP/HAK/KT family potassium transporter has protein sequence MNLSHNKVTAAGLLIALGIIFGDIGTSPLYVLNAITNGKLVTEELIIGALSCIIWTLTLQTTVKYVILTLRADNKGEGGIFSLFSLVRRRRKWLVIPAMAGGAALLADGMITPPISVTSAIEGLKQVHAFASISQQTIIYIVIGILSVLFFVQQFGTEFIGRFFGPIMLTWFLMLAVLGLFQLFDEPAVLKAFNPYYAIKLLSTYPKGFYILGAVFLCTTGAEALYSDLGHCGKWNIRYSWILVKTCLVLNYLGQSAWLLHHYNGVIITSELIEKGFNPFYGIMPSWFLYYGIGIATAATIIASQALISGSFTLVSEAMRLNLWPKMKINYPTETKGQLFLPAVNLLLFVGCVGITLYFKKATNMEAAYGLAITATMIATSILFANYLVLHRTAPFWVYVYLAVYLTIEISFFIANLDKFPHGGYVTLLVGGLLFVVMYTWYRARKIKNRYVEFVRLDDYVLKIQELSNDSSIPKYATHLVYLTSANILKEIEHKVIYSMLNRMPKRADIYWLVHVDTMDDPYTKEYEVTHIIPNEIIRVDFRLGFRVQPRIHQLFRKVVEELVANKEVNVTSRYESLKRNHVTGDFSFIVMEKFLSQDNELPLFERLIMRIYFILKEISLSEEKAFGLDTSNVIVEKFPLIVSQATGLKLRRLEN, from the coding sequence ATGAATCTTTCACATAATAAAGTAACTGCAGCAGGATTGCTGATTGCTTTAGGAATTATTTTCGGTGACATTGGAACATCTCCTTTATACGTACTCAATGCAATTACGAATGGAAAACTGGTTACAGAAGAACTGATTATCGGCGCCCTTTCCTGTATCATCTGGACGTTGACGCTGCAGACAACGGTTAAGTATGTTATCCTTACCTTGCGTGCAGACAATAAAGGAGAGGGTGGAATTTTTTCACTCTTCTCACTGGTGCGAAGAAGAAGAAAGTGGCTGGTGATTCCTGCTATGGCAGGTGGTGCAGCATTACTTGCTGATGGAATGATTACTCCGCCCATTTCTGTAACATCAGCCATTGAAGGCCTGAAACAGGTACACGCATTTGCAAGTATCAGTCAGCAAACAATTATCTACATTGTTATCGGCATTCTTTCTGTTTTATTTTTTGTGCAGCAGTTTGGTACAGAATTTATTGGCCGTTTCTTTGGTCCCATTATGCTCACCTGGTTTCTGATGCTGGCAGTACTGGGATTATTTCAGCTCTTTGACGAACCGGCTGTGTTGAAAGCCTTTAATCCTTACTATGCCATTAAATTGCTCAGCACTTATCCTAAGGGGTTTTATATTTTGGGGGCAGTATTTCTCTGCACAACAGGAGCAGAGGCTTTGTATTCAGATCTTGGTCATTGCGGTAAGTGGAATATCCGTTACTCCTGGATACTGGTAAAAACCTGTTTGGTTCTAAACTACTTGGGCCAGAGTGCATGGCTGCTCCATCATTACAATGGGGTAATCATCACATCAGAATTAATTGAAAAAGGATTCAATCCGTTTTACGGCATCATGCCTTCCTGGTTTTTATATTACGGAATTGGTATTGCAACCGCTGCAACCATCATTGCCAGTCAGGCATTAATTTCCGGATCGTTTACCTTGGTGAGCGAGGCTATGCGTTTGAACCTCTGGCCAAAGATGAAAATCAATTATCCTACCGAAACAAAAGGCCAGTTGTTTTTACCAGCTGTTAACCTCTTACTGTTTGTTGGCTGTGTTGGCATAACCCTCTATTTTAAAAAAGCAACCAATATGGAAGCAGCTTATGGTCTGGCTATCACTGCCACCATGATTGCAACTTCCATTTTATTTGCCAATTACCTTGTGCTGCACCGCACAGCTCCGTTTTGGGTTTATGTGTACCTGGCCGTATATCTTACAATCGAGATCAGTTTTTTTATCGCTAACCTTGATAAGTTTCCTCACGGTGGTTATGTTACCCTTCTTGTTGGTGGGTTACTGTTTGTTGTTATGTATACCTGGTACAGGGCAAGAAAAATTAAAAACCGCTATGTTGAATTTGTAAGGCTGGATGATTATGTTCTCAAGATTCAGGAATTGAGTAACGACTCAAGTATTCCGAAATATGCTACACACCTGGTGTATCTCACAAGTGCCAACATTCTAAAAGAGATTGAACACAAAGTGATTTACTCCATGTTAAACCGTATGCCGAAAAGAGCTGATATCTATTGGCTGGTGCATGTTGATACAATGGATGATCCATATACAAAAGAGTATGAAGTAACACATATAATTCCCAATGAAATCATACGTGTAGATTTCAGATTAGGCTTCCGGGTACAGCCCCGTATACATCAGTTGTTTAGAAAAGTTGTGGAAGAGCTAGTTGCTAATAAAGAGGTGAATGTAACAAGCCGCTATGAAAGTTTGAAGAGAAACCATGTAACAGGTGACTTTTCTTTTATTGTGATGGAAAAATTTTTAAGCCAGGACAATGAACTTCCGTTATTTGAAAGGCTGATTATGCGAATCTATTTTATATTAAAGGAAATAAGTCTTTCGGAAGAGAAAGCTTTCGGTCTTGATACCAGCAATGTAATTGTAGAAAAATTTCCGTTGATTGTTTCCCAGGCAACGGGTTTAAAACTGCGGCGTTTAGAAAATTAG